The DNA region GGGTCAGCAGGACCAGCGACAGGGCGAGCAGCGGGCGCTGGGTCGCGGGCATCCGCTGGGCCAGCTGGCGGCGATGGGTGACCGCCAGCCCCGCCAGCGTGAGCGTGTCGTGCCCGGGCTCGCCGCCCACGAGGACGAGGTGACGCTCCTCGACGTCGGCGAGGCGGTTGAGGGCCAGCACCGCCTGGGTCGACGCGGTGTCGGCGCACCACACGTACTGGCCGGACTCGATGCAGGCACCCTCGTACTCGCGCGCGTGGAAGTCGATGATGTCGGCGGTCGCCACCGGCCGGGTGAAGACGTCAGCGGAGTCGGGACCCAGCAGGCGGCGTGCGCGCTCGTGGCGGGTGCGGTCGAACGGGAACACCCAGGGCGCCACGTCGTCGAGCGAAAGCGCCGGGTGCCGGGTGCCCGATCGATCGTCAGCTCGTCGGAGGTTGCGCCGCGCCACGTTCCGGTCCATTCAACAAGGCTAGTAACATCTTGCCATGTGAGATAGCGCTCGGTAGTCCCATTATGCCACGCGACGTTCCGGCGACCAGCAGAACGATCGCGTCGACCTCGACCAGCTGGCCCTCGTAGCCAAGGCGGGCGACGCCGAGCAGCGTGCTCGGCGCCATCGGCGTTCCGCTGACACCCGAGTCGCGGAAGACCGACCATGCGGTCGCGAGCGCGTCCTGCGGCCCGACGACGTACACGGTCGTGCGGACCACGTAGCCGGGCGTGGCCGTCCGGCCGCCAGGGCTGTGACGTTCGACGGACACTGTTGCGCTGGCCCCCCGGACGGACGTCACGATCCACCGCGGTGCGCGCGCCCCACACGCCATGCCGCCACGCGGCGGCGCCTCGCGGACGCACCGTACGATCCGCGGCGATGACCACCAACGGCGATGCAGACCGCTTGCTGACCGCGCACCTCCGGGCGTGGCTCGGCGCGTGGCCCCCGGCCGTCGCGGTCGACGTCGTCGGCGCGCGGGCGCGCCTGGAGCCCGGATGGGACGGCAGCACAACGGCGCTGGTCGGTGTCGGCACGCCCCGTCGCACGCTGTTGTCCGTGCCACCCGACCGCGTCGAGGCGGTCACGCGGGCGCTCGGCCGCCTCGACGACCCCGACGTGCGGCGAGCGATCGTTCGTGCCGTCGGCGCGTCCGGGCGGATCCTCGGCCGTGGCGTGTTCCGCTGGTCGCGCTGCGTCGCCGGCGTCAGGCAGCTGCCCGATGCGGGCGACTGGGTGGAGGGGTCCCACCCGCGGGTGCCCGACTGGCTGCGGCCGTTCAACTACGGTCCCGTGCTGATCGCGTGGGACGACGCCGGTGCCTACGGCGCCGGCGTCGGCATCAAGCGCCACGACCCGGTGGGCCACGAGATCGCCGTCGTCACGACCCCCGCGCTGCAGGGTCGCGGGCTGGCGCGTCGGCTCGTGGCGCAGGCGGCACGCAGGATCATCGACGAGGGCGGCCTGCCGACCTACCTGCACGACCCGGCCAACGGCGCGTCGGCCCGCGTGGCCGACGCCGTCGGCTTCCCGGATCGCGGGTGGTCGGTGTACGGCCTGTTCGGTGGCGACTGATCGGCCGCCCACGGGTCAGCGCAGGCGGCCACGATCCTGCGCGAACCCGACTCACAGCGGCCTGCCGTGCACCACCGCGCGCGGAGCGTAGCCCCGTGCTGCCAGGAAGTCGGCGGCCGGACCGGCCGTGAACGCCTGTGCCGTGACCAGTGTGGCTCCGCGGTTGCGGGCCCAGTCCTCCACGGCAGTGACCAGGCGCGTGCCCACGCCGCGCCGCCACTGGTCGCGGCGTACCACGAGCGCCTCGATCCGAACGCTGCGGGTGTCGAGGCCGCGCTGCATCTGCCTTTCGGGCGCCGGGTGCGGCGCGACGACGGCCGCGACGACGAACCCGACGGCCGCGCCGTCGACGTCGGCCACGAGGACCAGCCGCCGCTGGGGGTCGGCCTGCTCCGCCAGGCTCCCGACGAGCCAGGCGCCGAGCCCGTCGCCGGACGGGATCCTGAACACCTCCGGATCGAGTCGTGCGTACATCTCGGCCTGGTCGGTCCAGGCCCGCGCGAGGTCAGGGCCGTCGTCGGATCGGACCCTGCGCAGACGGATCTTCGTGCCGCCTCGCGGCGCGGCCGGCGGGCGCGCGGGTTCGCCTGTCATGCGCGGCGGTGCGTGGCGAGCAGCCGGTCGCGGTCGGCGGCCGGCAGGTACCTGACGGCCTCCCGGATGGTCAGACCCGACAGGCGAGACGTCCGGGGTTCGAGCCAGGCGGTCACGATCGCGGGGTCGCGTCGCGCGACCTCGCGGAGGACCCAGCCGATGGCCTTGCGAATGAAGAACTCGCCGTCGTCGAGCAACGCGTCCGCCTGGCCGGCGAAGTGCTCGAACCGCGTGCGGTCGGTCCGCAGGGCCGGGAGGTGGGCCAGCAGGGCGGTACGGCGCACCCAGACGTCGTCGTCGGCCACCCACCTGTCGGTCCGCTGCCACACGCGGTCGTCGCACAGCGCGATCCGCCCGGCCACGCCGATGGCGAGGGGATCAACGAGCGCCCATGTCTTGGCGTCGCGCGCGAGGCGTTCGACGAGGTCCAGCGTGTCGGCGTTGAGGTCGTCCGCCGCGTCCTCGAGCAGCAGCACGGCGATCCTGCGCAGCTCGTGGACCTGCCGGTCCCACAACTGCTGGACCAGGCGAAGCCGGGCGGTCGTGTCCAGGTCGTCGTGGTCCCGGAGGAAAGCCCGCGTGGTCGAGCGGAGCCGGGGCATCGGGACGCCGAGGTGGCGCAGAGTGCTCTTGAGGTAGCGGCGCTCGCCCTCGGCCCGCTCGGGCACGGCATGCGGACGCAGCCGCGCGACGAGGTCGTCGGGGAGGGCCGCGACGCCCGTCATGCGACGGCGCTCAGCCCGACATCTGGGCCCGGACCTCCTTGCAGACCGGACACACGGGATAGCGGGACGGATCGCGGCTTGGCACCCACCTCTTCCCGCACAGAGCAACCACCGGGGTCCCCGTGACCATCGCCTCGGTGATGACCGCATCGGCGTTGGGCGCCCTGATGATGTGGGCGTACCGCTTGTCGTCGCCGTCAGACACGCGCGGCCGGACCCGATG from Euzebyales bacterium includes:
- a CDS encoding GNAT family N-acetyltransferase, translating into MTTNGDADRLLTAHLRAWLGAWPPAVAVDVVGARARLEPGWDGSTTALVGVGTPRRTLLSVPPDRVEAVTRALGRLDDPDVRRAIVRAVGASGRILGRGVFRWSRCVAGVRQLPDAGDWVEGSHPRVPDWLRPFNYGPVLIAWDDAGAYGAGVGIKRHDPVGHEIAVVTTPALQGRGLARRLVAQAARRIIDEGGLPTYLHDPANGASARVADAVGFPDRGWSVYGLFGGD
- a CDS encoding GNAT family N-acetyltransferase: MTGEPARPPAAPRGGTKIRLRRVRSDDGPDLARAWTDQAEMYARLDPEVFRIPSGDGLGAWLVGSLAEQADPQRRLVLVADVDGAAVGFVVAAVVAPHPAPERQMQRGLDTRSVRIEALVVRRDQWRRGVGTRLVTAVEDWARNRGATLVTAQAFTAGPAADFLAARGYAPRAVVHGRPL
- a CDS encoding DNA alkylation repair protein, yielding MTGVAALPDDLVARLRPHAVPERAEGERRYLKSTLRHLGVPMPRLRSTTRAFLRDHDDLDTTARLRLVQQLWDRQVHELRRIAVLLLEDAADDLNADTLDLVERLARDAKTWALVDPLAIGVAGRIALCDDRVWQRTDRWVADDDVWVRRTALLAHLPALRTDRTRFEHFAGQADALLDDGEFFIRKAIGWVLREVARRDPAIVTAWLEPRTSRLSGLTIREAVRYLPAADRDRLLATHRRA